A segment of the Paraburkholderia fungorum genome:
TGGGCGAACGGCGCGGCGTCGGCGGTATCGAGCGCGGACGTGGATCAGCGGCTCACCAGGGCGCTCGACGAAAGCGACGGTCACGCGTACTTTCATCGCGGCAATGTCGAGGCCGCGATGACCGGCGCGGCGCGTACCGTCACCGCCGACTACCACGCGCCGTACCTCGCGCATGGCGCGGTCGAGCCGGTCAATTGCACGGTGCAGGTCGCGGACGGCGCGGCGACGGTCTGGGTGTCGACGCAAGTGCCCGCGCTCGCGCGTCAGCATGTGGCGAAGGCGCTGGACATCGACGCCGATAAGGTCGACGTGCAAACGCAATTGTTGGGCGGTGCGTTCGGGCGTCGGCTGGAACTCGATTTCATCGCGCAGGCGGCGGTGATTGCGCGCGAGGGCGGCGGCCGTCCGGTGCAGACCATCTGGTCGCGGGCGCAGGATTTTACCCACGACTTTTACCGTCCGGCCTGCGTGTCGAGGCTGACGGCGGGGTTCGATGCGGGCGGCAGGCTGGTTGCGTGGCGCAGCACGTCGGCGAGTCAGGCGATCGTGCCGGAAGCGCTCGCCCGCTATTACGGCGTGCCGCGCATTCCGATCGACAAAACCACCTGCGAAGGCGCATTCGATCAACCGTACGAATGGCCTGCCGCGCGGGTTGCGCACAAGATCGTCGAGTTGCCGGTGCCGGTCGGTTTCTGGCGCTCGGTCGGCCATTCGCACCAGGCGTTTTTCACCGAGAGTTTCACTGATGAACTCGCCGTCGCGACCGGCCAGGACCCGATTGCGTTTCGCGTGGCGCTGCTCGCGCAGCATCCGCGGCATGTGGCGGTGTTAAAGCGTGTTGCTGCGCTGTCGGGCTGGGGGCATCCGTTGACGCATGCCGCCGACGGCGCTCCGCGAGCGCGCGGTGTTGCGCTGCACGAGGCGTTCGGCAGCGTCGTCGCGCAGGTGGCGGAAGTGTCGATCGGGCCGGATAAGAAGATTCGCGTGCACCGGGTCGTGTGCGTGATCGATTGCGGTTTGCCGGTGAATCCGAACCTGATCCGGCAGCAGATGGAGAGCGGGATCGTGTTCGGTCTTTCGACCGCGCTGCAGGATGAAATCACGATTGTCGGCGGCCAGGTGCAGCAGAAAAACTTCGTGGATTTCCCGGTCGTGCGCATGAACGATTGTCCGGTGATCGAAACCGACATCATGCCGAGTCAGATGCATCCGCAGGGTGTCGGCGAACCGGGCGTGCCGCCGGTTGCGCCAGCGGTTGCGAACGCGGTATTCGCGCTGACGGGCAAGCGCTTGCGCAGCTTGCCGCTGAAGCTTGCATAAGCGCTGGAAGATTCAAGGCGACTGAAAAATAGCCACTCAGGAGACAAGCATGGGATCGCTCAATATCAACGGACGGGCCGTCGCCGTGCAGGCCGACCCGGACATGCCGCTGTTATGGGTGCTGCGTTGCGACCTCGGCATGACCGGCACCAAGTTCGGCTGCGGCGTGGGGATTTGCGGCGCGTGCACGATTCATCTGGACGGCGCCGCGTGCCTCGCCTGTCAGACGCTGATGTCGAGCCTGCATACGCAGAAGATCACAACAATCGAAGGCGTACAGGGCCCTGAAGCACAGGCGCTCAAAGCCGCGTGGATCGACCTCGACGTGGTGCAGTGCGGCTATTGCCAGAGCGCTCAACTGATGGCGGCGAGCGCGCTGCTCAAACAAAAACCGCATCCCACTGACGCGGATATCGACGCGGCCATGAGCCATATTGTGTGCCGTTGCGGCACGTATCCGCGAGTGCGGGCGGCGATTCACCAGGCGGCGGGGAGTCGGCCTCCCGGCTAAACCCGCTCAATTCGCCAGCATTTCCACGACAGCAACCACCGCTGTGAAGATGCCGATGCAGCCACCCAAAGAAACTACGCCGCGCATGAAATCCGACATACGTGCCCCCGAAAGTGCGTGATTGGTGGCTCGTATTTAATCGGAATTGAAAGCTAAAAGAAAGCTTTTCAAAAACAATTTGTCGGCCAGTCAGGGCGCTTTTGCGGGTGTCGCGGCTGCTGTGGTTGGCGCGGTTGGCGGTGTTGTCGGCGGCGACGAAATTGAAGCCGAAGCCGGAACACTCTTCGCGGAGGCCGCCGCCGCACCTTGCGCATCCGTCTCCCAGCCGCCGCCCAGCGCGAGGAACAGATTCACCTGATCGACCGCCACCTGGCCTTCCGCCGCTGCCACTTGCGATTTCGCCGACGTCAGCGTGCGCGTCGCGTCCAGATCCGAGATGAACGACTCGCGTCCCGCCAGATACAGCCGGTGCGTTTCATCCGCCGATTCACTCGCCGACTTCACCGCCGCGCGCAGCGACTCGGCGCGCGCATAGTCGGATGCGTAAGTGGCGAGATTGGTTTCGGTTTCGCGCAGTGCGGTCAACACCACGCCGTCGAACTTGGCGAGCGCAACGTTGCTCGACGCCTCCGCCTCGCGCACGCGGCCGCGCGCGCCGTTGGTCGGGAAATTCCAGTTGAGCAGCGGACCGAACGCCCAGCGCGCGGTCGGCAAGGTCGGGATGTCTTCGAGAATCCCCGTATATCCCGCCGATGCCCCGAAGCTGATGGTCGGATACAGCGCGCCAGTCGCCACGCCAATGCGTGCCGTCGACGCCGCCAGTTGGCGCTCGGCCTCGCGCACGTCCGGACGGCGCTTGAGCAGCCCGGCACCGTCGCCGACCGGAATCGGCTGATGAATTTGCGGCAGCCGGTCGCAAGCCAGCACGGCCGGCGGCAGGCTCGACGGCGCGCGTGCGAGCAGCGCGGCGAGCCGGTATTGCGCGATCTTGCGGCGTGCCGTGTAGCGCGGAATATCGGCGGTCAACGTATCGACCTGAGTCTGGCCGCGCGTCACGTCGGGCTGATTGCCACGGCCCGCATCCCGCAGACGGCGCGACACATCCACGCGCTGCTTCTGCAACGCGAGCGATTGCTGCGCGATCCGCAGTTCTTCGGCAGCCGAACATTCCTCGACGTAAGAGCGCACCACGTCCGCGACCACGGTGATTCGCGCGAGATCGCCCGCGGCCTGGACCGATTCGGTGTCCGCCTGCGCCGCTTCTACGCCGCGCCGCAGCTTGCCGAACAGATCGAATTCGTACGAGATGCTGATGCCGAAGTTGCCTTCGTTGGCGACCGGCAGCTTCTCGAACAACAGGTATTGTTCCGCCGATTCCTGCGCGCGCTCGACCGCCGCCGACGCGCTGCCGGAAAAGCCGCCCTGCGCCTGCGCAACACCCAGCGCCTCACGCGAGCGCGCGAGATTCGCGGCGGCGACGCGCAGGTCGGTGTTCGATTGCAGCGCCTCGTCGACGAGACTGTTCAGCACCGGATCGTCGTACATCTTCCACCAGACGGCCGGCACGTTCGCGTGCGAAGTCAGCGCGGTGTCGGCGCCGTCGATCGGGCCGTTGGCGAGCGGCGCGTTGATCAGCGCCTGCTGCGGCAGCGCGTAGTTCGGGCCGACGGTCGTGCAGCCGTTCAGCGCAACAGCCAGCGGCAAAAGTGGCAGAAGCGGCAGCCACGGCAATGAGGGCAGGGAGCGCGACAGCTTCATTGCGATGCGCCCGAAGTAACGGTAGCTGCCGAAGCAGGCTGCGCGGAGGAGGCCGAAGGCGTCACCGGGCTAGCCGAAGCCGAACCTGCTGACGAACCCGAAGCAGCAGCCGACGCCCCCGACGCATCCACGGTCCCCAACGCCTCCGGCGTCGCCCGCCGTTTCACCGGCGACAGATCCCGCACCGACACCGTCGCCGTGCGTCCGGCGATCATCCGGAAGTCGGCCGGCACTTCGTCGAGCGCGACCCGCACCGGAATCCGTTGCGCGAGCCGCACCCAGCTGAACGCCGGATTCACGTTCGGCAGCAGATTCGTGCCCTGCGTCCGATCACGGTCTTCGATACCGGCGACGATGCTCTGCACGTGCCCGCGCAGCGGCGTCGGCTCGCCCATCACCGAGATATCGACCGGCTGGCCGATGTCGATGCCGCGCAACTTGGTTTCCTCGAAATACCCATCGACGCGGAACGAATGCATGTCCACCACCGCGACCACCGCGCGTCCCGCCGACACGAATTCGCCCGCACGCGGCGCGCGATCGTTCAGATAGCCGTCGACCGGACTCATGATCGTCGCGCGCTGCAGGTTCAGTTTCGCGGTGTCGATCGCGACGTTTGCGTCGGCGAGCGCGGCTTCACCGGCTTCGACGCGCGAGCGGCTTTCTTCCGCGACTTCGGCGGCGACCAGGTTGCCGAGCTTGCGGTTACGCGCATCTTCGCGGCGCGCCTGATCGAGCGTCGCGCGACGCTGCTGCGCGGTGGCCTGCGCCTGGCGCAGCGCCAGCGTGTAGCGCGCCTGATCGATGACGAACAGCACCTGGCCCTGCCTGACCTGCTGATTGTCGACCACTTCGACCGACGAGATCAGCCCCGAGATATCCGGCGCGACCTGGATGACGTCGGCTCGGACGTGTCCGTCGCGGGTCCACGGCGCGAACATGTAATAGGCGACCAGCTTCCACAGCACGAGGGCTGCCACCACGACGACGATCAGCGTCAGCAGAATCTGACCGAGAGAGAACCAGGTTTTTTTCACGTTATTAGTCTGTGCGAAACAACAACGACAAGGCCCAGCACCAGCACATAGATGCCGAGATCGAAGATGGAGCGATGCCAGACGAGCCGGTAGAAACCGACGCGCGCCAGCACCGTGCGGATAACCAGGTTGATCAGATAGGCGATCAGCATCAGCACGAGAATGGCCGGTACGAACACGCCGAAGATATCGATTTCACCGATCATCGCGATAACTGGAAAAGAGGGGGGAACGGGGGCGGGTTGCGTGCATCAGGCAGCGGCCTCCGGTTCGGGCGGCGTCGGTTTTACCAGCGTGGCCGGAAACAGCGAAAGACGCAAGCCGACCAGCGCATGCAGCGCCTCGCGCAACAGCCGCGCCGAGGTGGGCGACGTCGCGGTCGGCGCGGCGGCGTTGGCGAGCCCTTGCGAGACGACGCGCGCGAGCGCGGTGTCGATTGACGTCATCAAACTTTCCGGCACTGTGACACGCTTGCGGTCGTTGACGCAGTCTTCGTAGTAAATACGCACTCCATCCAGCACGTTGGCGATCGCGGCCGGCGATTCGCCGCCGAGCTTGCGGGTCAGTCGCCGCAGATCGAGCGCATTGAAGGCAATGCGCAGATCGCGAAAGCTTTCGATCGACGGATGCCGGTGGTCGTCGGTGGCGGCAAGGCGCGGGATCAGCTGCATCAGGCGGTCGAGCATGCGCGCGGCCAGATTGCGCGGATCTTCGATCGGCGACGTCGAGGCCGTGAGCGCCACGTCCGCCCAGCTGGAGCGCAACAGACGCGACGCCGCGAGTTCTGCGCCGAACGGGCGCGTCACACGGGTCCACAGATACGCGTACAGCAACCCGGCCAGGCCCGCGAGATTGCTGTTCATGAACACGAGGAAGTTGGCGTCGTACGCGTCCTGAATGCTGATGAAGGTGGCGGTGTTCACCGCGACCAGCACCGTCGCCATGTTGAACTGCGGACGCGGAATCAGCGTGCCGACCAGGATAAACGGCGCGGCGAACAGGATCACCAGCATCGGGAAGTCGTGCACGTGCGGCAGCACCGCAAACAGATAGATACCCGCCGCGACCACGCTGATGCCGGTCGCGAGGAAAAAGCGCATCACCATCGGCGCGGGTTCGTCGAGCGCGGCGAAGAAGCAGACGGCCACGGCGGCCAGCGTCACCGCGCCCGCGCCGTCGTTCCAGCCGGAGCTGATCCAGATGCTGCACGCGAGTATCACCGCCGCCGCCGCCGAGCCGGTCGAGAACAGCATGATGCCGCGATCGTAGAAACGTTCGGTACCGCCCAGCCGCCAATGACGGAAATGCGGCCGCCACGAACCCTCTTCGCGCGTGATGATGACGCGCAGCGAGCGGCAGTCCTGCCACACGTCGATCACCTGTCTCATGCGCCACAGCGCGTTCGACAGGAGCGCGCCGTCCCAACTGGTCAGCGCGGCGGCGGGCGGCTTCATCGCCGCGATGCGGGCGCGCAATGCGTTGGCGGTTTCGTCGGCGTGATAGCCCTGACTGGGCGCGGGCAGCGGCTGCCCGAACCACTTGATCACATCGTTGAGCAGCGCTTCGAGACCTTCCGGCCAGGTCTGCCGGCCGCTGTTGTACAGCGCCACCAGCGGATCGGCGAGCGACGACATGATTGGCAGAAACAGCTGCATGCGCCCGCGCAATTCGTGCGCGCGCCCCACTACGTCGGGTCGCGTGTGGTCGTAGGCGAGCTGGCTCAGCAGCAGCTCCAGACCGTTGATGATGCCCGCCAGCCGTTGCCGTGCACCGGAAATCGCCGAGCCGGCGATCCGGCCGGACAGCGTTTCGGTCGCGTAGAACGCGGCGTCGCGAAACCACGCATCGGTCCGCTCGATGATGGTCGGCGCCAGCCGGCTCGGCAACAGCACACTCCCCACCACGCTCGCGCACACGATGCCGACCAGAATTTCTTCGGTACGGCTGACGGCGAGATCGAACACGCCGGCCGGATTGGTGACCGACGGCAGCGCGATGATCGGCATCGTGTAGCCGGCCAGCATGAACACGTAACTCCGCGCGGTGCGGTCCGACACGGCCAGATAGAGCAGCGTGCCGGTCCACAGCGCGACGATTACGCTGAACAGATACGGCGATTCGACAAACGGCGGCACCAGCAACACCGCCGCCGATGCGCCGAGGGCGGTACCCAGCGCCCGGTACAGCGCCTTCGAGCGGGTCGCGCCGACAAACGGATTCGATACGATGTAGACGGTGGCCATCGCCCAATACGGACGTGGCAGCTCGAAATAGAGGCCGATGTAGAGCGCGATCATCGCCGCAG
Coding sequences within it:
- a CDS encoding xanthine dehydrogenase family protein molybdopterin-binding subunit, whose amino-acid sequence is MLKRRTFLLGGAGALGALLVGWSVLPPGQRLTTSTPLPAEGTQAALNGWVKIAADNSVTIMMCKAEMGQGIHTGLAMLLAEELDADWSQVRVEDSPIDNIYNSVQSIIDDLPFRPDDDSLVKRTTVWFTRKAVREAGTMMTGGSSSINDLWTPMREAGASARAMLIGAAAEQWHVRADECRAESGHVLHTSGHKASFGELSSMAAQQPLPRHVTLKNPADFKLIGKPVRRLEAASKINGTARFGIDVLPDGLLYASVVMCPTLGGSVAHFDAIPAAALPGFIKAFAVPPFGGGTGGVAVIADNPFRAMNAVSAINVEWANGAASAVSSADVDQRLTRALDESDGHAYFHRGNVEAAMTGAARTVTADYHAPYLAHGAVEPVNCTVQVADGAATVWVSTQVPALARQHVAKALDIDADKVDVQTQLLGGAFGRRLELDFIAQAAVIAREGGGRPVQTIWSRAQDFTHDFYRPACVSRLTAGFDAGGRLVAWRSTSASQAIVPEALARYYGVPRIPIDKTTCEGAFDQPYEWPAARVAHKIVELPVPVGFWRSVGHSHQAFFTESFTDELAVATGQDPIAFRVALLAQHPRHVAVLKRVAALSGWGHPLTHAADGAPRARGVALHEAFGSVVAQVAEVSIGPDKKIRVHRVVCVIDCGLPVNPNLIRQQMESGIVFGLSTALQDEITIVGGQVQQKNFVDFPVVRMNDCPVIETDIMPSQMHPQGVGEPGVPPVAPAVANAVFALTGKRLRSLPLKLA
- a CDS encoding (2Fe-2S)-binding protein, which encodes MGSLNINGRAVAVQADPDMPLLWVLRCDLGMTGTKFGCGVGICGACTIHLDGAACLACQTLMSSLHTQKITTIEGVQGPEAQALKAAWIDLDVVQCGYCQSAQLMAASALLKQKPHPTDADIDAAMSHIVCRCGTYPRVRAAIHQAAGSRPPG
- a CDS encoding efflux transporter outer membrane subunit, producing MKLSRSLPSLPWLPLLPLLPLAVALNGCTTVGPNYALPQQALINAPLANGPIDGADTALTSHANVPAVWWKMYDDPVLNSLVDEALQSNTDLRVAAANLARSREALGVAQAQGGFSGSASAAVERAQESAEQYLLFEKLPVANEGNFGISISYEFDLFGKLRRGVEAAQADTESVQAAGDLARITVVADVVRSYVEECSAAEELRIAQQSLALQKQRVDVSRRLRDAGRGNQPDVTRGQTQVDTLTADIPRYTARRKIAQYRLAALLARAPSSLPPAVLACDRLPQIHQPIPVGDGAGLLKRRPDVREAERQLAASTARIGVATGALYPTISFGASAGYTGILEDIPTLPTARWAFGPLLNWNFPTNGARGRVREAEASSNVALAKFDGVVLTALRETETNLATYASDYARAESLRAAVKSASESADETHRLYLAGRESFISDLDATRTLTSAKSQVAAAEGQVAVDQVNLFLALGGGWETDAQGAAAASAKSVPASASISSPPTTPPTAPTTAAATPAKAP
- a CDS encoding efflux RND transporter periplasmic adaptor subunit; translation: MKKTWFSLGQILLTLIVVVVAALVLWKLVAYYMFAPWTRDGHVRADVIQVAPDISGLISSVEVVDNQQVRQGQVLFVIDQARYTLALRQAQATAQQRRATLDQARREDARNRKLGNLVAAEVAEESRSRVEAGEAALADANVAIDTAKLNLQRATIMSPVDGYLNDRAPRAGEFVSAGRAVVAVVDMHSFRVDGYFEETKLRGIDIGQPVDISVMGEPTPLRGHVQSIVAGIEDRDRTQGTNLLPNVNPAFSWVRLAQRIPVRVALDEVPADFRMIAGRTATVSVRDLSPVKRRATPEALGTVDASGASAAASGSSAGSASASPVTPSASSAQPASAATVTSGASQ
- a CDS encoding DUF1656 domain-containing protein, with amino-acid sequence MIGEIDIFGVFVPAILVLMLIAYLINLVIRTVLARVGFYRLVWHRSIFDLGIYVLVLGLVVVVSHRLIT
- a CDS encoding FUSC family protein, whose product is MVYPTLRDWLFSVKTFAAAMIALYIGLYFELPRPYWAMATVYIVSNPFVGATRSKALYRALGTALGASAAVLLVPPFVESPYLFSVIVALWTGTLLYLAVSDRTARSYVFMLAGYTMPIIALPSVTNPAGVFDLAVSRTEEILVGIVCASVVGSVLLPSRLAPTIIERTDAWFRDAAFYATETLSGRIAGSAISGARQRLAGIINGLELLLSQLAYDHTRPDVVGRAHELRGRMQLFLPIMSSLADPLVALYNSGRQTWPEGLEALLNDVIKWFGQPLPAPSQGYHADETANALRARIAAMKPPAAALTSWDGALLSNALWRMRQVIDVWQDCRSLRVIITREEGSWRPHFRHWRLGGTERFYDRGIMLFSTGSAAAAVILACSIWISSGWNDGAGAVTLAAVAVCFFAALDEPAPMVMRFFLATGISVVAAGIYLFAVLPHVHDFPMLVILFAAPFILVGTLIPRPQFNMATVLVAVNTATFISIQDAYDANFLVFMNSNLAGLAGLLYAYLWTRVTRPFGAELAASRLLRSSWADVALTASTSPIEDPRNLAARMLDRLMQLIPRLAATDDHRHPSIESFRDLRIAFNALDLRRLTRKLGGESPAAIANVLDGVRIYYEDCVNDRKRVTVPESLMTSIDTALARVVSQGLANAAAPTATSPTSARLLREALHALVGLRLSLFPATLVKPTPPEPEAAA